DNA from Parageobacillus thermoglucosidasius:
TTCACTTCCGATTCCTTTCGGAGCCGTAAAACCTTCTTCATTGATTCGCTTTTCCATTTCCCTCAACCGTTCGTATGTTTGACTCACGAATTTCACCTACTTTAAATTACTTAAAAGTGATAGCAATTTATCGTGTTGTTTGGCATATTCTTTCAAAGCGGTACTCATATGTAAAGGTGTGATCTCATATGTATCTTGTTCCATTTCCCGTAGTAGCCCTCCCTCGCGGAAAAACATAATAATAGAGCTACGTAAGCGCTTTTTTGTTTCAGGTCTCCAGTTTGCTACTTTTTCGGATTCGCTTTCTTTTCGTTCCATAAAATAATCGATTTCTACAGTTTGAATAATTGGTTTATTTTTTTGGTAATTATAGACGATAACTTCCATGAAAAAATCATACGGAAAGCGGTAGGTTTTTAGATAGCTATATAATAGAAGAGCTTTTTGATCTAATCGATTCCCTTCTACATAGTACTTCGCTAAAGACGTATCAAAGGCTTCCGAACGTCGATAAACCATTTGAAATCTTTTTCTAATACCAGCCTCACTGCGCATTTGAAATAAATTATTTTCAATAATCTTTTCAATGATTTCTTTACGAGTTAAACCGGCTAGCTTCATCTGAAGGACAATAAACATCTCATTTTGAAACCATCCTTCACTCGTAAATCCAGCAGAGTAATTCAACATTAAGTGCTACTCACTCCTAATCACATTTAAAAAACTAATGAAACATTTGTAAATAATCGAAGTTGACTTTTGATTATCCAAATTAATTATAGCAATAACACGATTACATAAAAAGGAAAAAATATTGTATGTAAAAATAAAAATCCCCGCTAATTGGGGGAATTTATAGTATAGAAATATTTATTTTTGAAAAGAAGTGATAAACACATACAGCGCTTTCTTTTGTTCATCATTTAGTGAAGCTAAAACTTGTTCTAATTGTTCGTTTATAAGACTATCTCCCGCTTTCTCATCCTTTTCTAACGACCTAAAAAAGCTGCTTAGCGGAATATCAAACCTTTCACAGAATTGTTGGATTAAGCTAATAGGAATTTCCTGATCTCCATTTTCGATTCTCGAGAGTCGCGGCTGTGAAATTCCCAACTCATCCGCTAATTGCATCATTGATAAATTATATTTTTTTCGAACTTCCCTAATGCGTTCTCCTACTTTTTTGTTTATATCCATCACTACATCCCCGACTTTTACTTATTAGTTCGTATTTAGTTTATCGTTTTCTCATTTTACAATCAATCTATTTTGTATTATTATAAAAATGAATAAAAAATATTCAATTTTGTTAACAAGGAGATAGGTAATATGGACTTTGAGCAAGCATTTAATGAATTTGTTTACAACCGTGTCGAGCAAATTATGCTAAACGATGAAAACATTGAGCTCCAAACTCTCTACAAAGAGCTTGATCGCAGTTTCAAAAAACTTCAAATCAATGAGAAGGATTTTGATGATTTGCAAAGAACAATCTTTTGTTTAATTGATTCACTAATTCTACTAGCTTACAAACAAGCTTTAGAAGACACGATTTCTTTTTTGCTAAGTACCACAGAAGCGAAGCGGCGGTTGGGGGTAACGGATTAACATGAACACGAAAGTGAAATGTCATGGGCGCCTAGGTGTTAATGTTTATACTGTTGTTGACGGTTCGAAGAAAGATGAAGAATACGAGCAATTTGATTCAGAGCTGTACAATGAAATAATTGCTTTATTGCAGGCGCGCGGTTACATTGTTAAAGATATTTATTTACAATTTTCCGAACGATTTGAATGCAACGAATACGATGTTATAAATTTTGAAAAGCTCAAAAAAGAAGGAGAGCGAAAAGCACAAGAAATATATTCGAAAGTAAATACAGATCGCTTTCGAATTGATTAATTTTTTGTGAGAATGATGCGGTTACATCGTCCAAGACCTGTATCTAAACTTCGAAAAACAGAAGAAAATATCGTAGTTAGAAAATTTATTAGCAGGCTATCCTCTGGGGAAGCCTGCTTTTTTGGTATCTAATCTCGTTAATTATTAATTTTATTTTCTCTGTGGTGTAGGGACTTTCCTTCTTTAACGATTAATTGAATTATTTTAACAGATGAGAAGTGATATAATGTGCATTTTCACACTCTACACATATCTAAAATACTTAAGAAACTTTAATAAAGAGATGTAGTTTTTTCTTTTCTCTAAAATTTTTATATATTCTACATTGTATGATTGTATGTAACGATGAAATTATTATAGTTCCAACTGAAACTATTATATTACGGTAGGAAAATTCTTTTTAATTTGCAACAATAGTAAAGACTTTACTTGAAATATTTCATCCGAATTTCAAGAAATTCTGGTTTAGAAAGTTCGGATTCTAGTTGTTCCCTCTGAATCAATATTTTTTTATAGGGGATAAAATAGGGACTATCACTAATTGTTTTACTATTGAACCAATCTAAGAAGTCACTAGTTATTTTTCTATTAGTCATTAATAAATAATAATCAGGCTCATGCATTAGTACTTTTACCATTTCAGAATATATTTCATCTATTTCTAGTTTCGCATAACTTTCTGAATATTTACACTGCAAAACCCATTTTGTTGGTTTATTAACAATAGGAATCCAAGAGTCCATATTAACTATAAAAGTTCCATCTCTCCCCCTATCAACTCCCTTTCCTATTCTATCTAAGTTTAAAACCTGCCATTTGGAAATCATTTCAATGCATAAATCTTCAAATGCGTCTGCTTTAGTTTTTCCTCCCCCCGGTTGAATAATTATATTTGACCAATCAAAATTGTAAACTGTACGTTTTTTTATAGTATCGTATTCTTGTTTACTGATTTCTGAAAATGAGCAATGCTCTACCTCAATATTTTTTGCAACTAAAGTTCCATAGCTCTCCCAGTAACAATTTATTTCTAATAAATAAAAATGACCTTCTTGTTCAATTGTGGATGTAACAATGTATTGATTTGAATTTAGGGGATATACTAAATTTTTTACTGATACTTTTATAGAATCTTGTTCGGTTACTTGAAAATTAATTGAATTATTCATGATATCACTAAAACTCTTTGCATTACCTTTTGTCAAAGTTCCTTCTGATAGTAACTTACGATTAGTATCATAGATATAACAAGTTTCACCATTGAAGTTTTCTAAAATGCTATTAAGTCGGGGTAAGTTTTCTATGTTCATTGTTTTCACTACTGATCACCCCAAACTGAATCAGAGTCCTTGTTAATGAAAAGGATCCACTTCAAAATATCTTCTACTGTGTATTTTTCATGATTCTCTAAAGTTGCCATATTAAAAAGTATTGTAGAAATTATATTTTTTACAAATACTTTAAACCTTTCATAGATTCTTTCTTTTAAAGCAAGATAATTGGTATCATCAGCTATTAATAATAATTCTTTGAAATCTTCATATAGCCAAAGTCTCATTTCTCTGTAGTTTACATCCGATTTTTTATAGTTCGAACCTGCAATTATAATAGCGCTGCAAGCAGCTAAATATTCTATACTTTGCTCTGATCCAAATAACTGTTTGATAATTTCTTTTTCTAATTGCACCTTCCTTGTTAAACTCTCAGTTTTACAAAATTCTATAAATTTTTTGAAGGCCATATCTAAATTCCACTTGGATAACTTTGCAAGATTTTTATTTAAAAATTCAATAAGACCAGTGTCTAAATCATCAATTATTTTGGGTTCATTCCATGGTACTCTTTCATTATGCCAAGTTAAATTTCCGCTTTTCTCATTATGTACAATAAAGAAATGGTTTAACTTATAATTAACTTCCTGTTCCTTTGAGATAAAATAGTATAGTATATTTAATAAGTCTAAAACTTTCTCTTTTGCAATTGAAACAGCTTTTTCTGTATCTCCGAATGCACATTCTATATTATGAACTAACACCCAAGCACTGTTATCTCTACTATTACTGTCTAATAATGTTCTTCTTATTGTATCCTTTGGATATTTTTCATATTGCCATCCTGTAAACAACTCATTCGAGATGAATTCAATATCACCGAGGCGAACGTCAAAATATTCATTTTTAACTGCTAAGTCATTAATGTTTACTGCTACAGTATAATTAACATCCGTGAGAAAATTATTTTTGAGATCTTCAATCAATTTTTGTTTTTTTTCAATACTTATTTTTTCATATGCTGTGGCTATTAATTGGTTAATATTAGGACTATTTTTAGCAAAGATTACACCTAAAAAAAGCATTCTTATTTTCTCTTTGTCCCATGGCAATCTTGAGTTTACCTTATCTTCTCCAAATCTCGCTGTAATTTCTTTTGTATAATCTTTAAAAACTTCATCTAGTTCTCTGATCAAATTTGCAATTTTTTCGATTTCGTAATGCTCAATGGTTAATATAAATTTATTTAGCATAGCATGTTCAATCTTTTTAGTTATATTATTTTCTAGTAGTAAATTTTTTAATTCTATTTGTATACTATTTCCTTCTTCTACAGTTCTACCTAATCGAAAATGCATTAAATAATCATTTTCTAATTCCTCTAAAATACAGCGAAATATTTCTTTTTTATAACTAAGGTCAAGCTTGACTAATTGGTCCTCGATAATTGTCTCATATAGCAAATTAATAAATTTACTATTTAGCTGTTTGCGGTAATTATCGATGTGTTTAATAGAATACTGTCGTTGATTAATTCTTTTACAAATATTATTTCGGATTCGATAAAGCAAGAAATATTCAGGTCGTTTAAAATACGGGTTATCCTTATCTATACCTTTTGAAATATTGTTGGAAAACTCTAAATCTAGGTCATGAATATAATTTTTCAGGTTAATATCATCACTATTTTTAGAGGTGACATATTCACTGAATTTGATGGTTAATTCTCTTGCTTTTTTTTTCGTATTTGAATTGGTAAGCTTTTCAAAAGGAACTTTTATTGTCAAACATTCTTCTAGTTTATATGTAATAATACTATCTAATATTTCCATCACTTGTGAGACAGTAAGACTATTGGGTATTAAGTTTAATTTATCATTAAGATGATTAGCTATGTAGTATTTATTTAGCTGTACTTCTATATCTGGCATACATATTTCTTGCATGTAAGTTTTAAATAAAGTGTATTCAAACTCCTTCAAAAACAATTGTAAATAATAATCAAAAATTTGTTCTATTTCTTCATTAAAAGAGAAAGCCTTTGTTTGAAACCGCTCTATTCTCTTATACACTTTTCTCACCCTCTTACTCTTAGCATTAATTTCAAAAAACAATGAAGTATACTAAGAAATATAATATCATATGTTTCGCTTATTGCGATTTCCATTACTGCAGTCAAGACAGGACATAAAAATTTAAGGCTAAAATTGAAGGGATATAAAAGGAGTTTTAAAAGTGGTAGGATGCGATATTAGTTACTGCACATTCCTAAATCAGGATTTCTTGAGATTTAAGATACCATTTTTTCTAAACTTTCCAAAGCTTTAACTTCGCCAGATACATACATTCACCTCTTTTTGTAGTAATGGCTATATTCAATTTGACTCGAATGGTATTCTAACGGTTTTATGGAATTGAAATAGTCTGTATTTAGCAGCCTGCCTATTTTCATGATTAGTAATTAAAATGGATACCCAGAATTTTTATGATGTTCTACTATATATTCCCTATCAATTCGTGCTTCTAGAACTAGTTTTTTTAGTATCTCTTTTATCTGTTCACCGATTATACGGGAAGAAGGTATTAAAAAATTAAAGCCGCCCACATAAGGATGTTTATGAAATTCATCTTCACAAACAATCGCATGGATTTTAATCCCCTCTTTTTGAAATGTTTGAAGTAAGTTATACAGAATATTCTGTTCTCGATTTAGAAAATAACGTCCATTATTAATTTTTATCGTTTTGCTATTTATATATCGAGCGTTTGAAAACTCTTCGAATCGTATAGGATTTGCATTATATGCTATTACGGGTATGCTGTGCATTTTTTTATACAGTACACTATCAATATGATCTCGTAGATTTATACAATCAATTTTTTCGGAAACTTGATCCAAGACTTCTTGCTGATACAACTCAAGTTGATTTTTATTCAGTATTTCCTTTCTAGCCATTCGTAAAAGTTCTTCTCGAAAATATTCGTATGTAGTCTGTATTTGCCTTTCAACTGCGTCCTCCTCGTATTGTTCAAGAAAGCCCGGCAAATATAAGTCACAAACTGTATAAGAGTATCCATTATTATTTTTAGAGGGTAATACCTCAATAAAAGGGATATTATGATTGATTAGATAACTTCTTTTTTCTTCTTCCATACGATGTGTCACACAAATTTCTATAACTAAATAATTATCGTCTCCTTCAAACAAAACATCTATTACATATTTATTTAACGTTTTTTCCACTGAGACACCGTAGACATCGTAGTACCCTACAATAAGCTAGAGGAATCGGAATTTGTTTTAAACCTAAACCTTTTAATAAAGGAGTGAGTTTAATCAGCTTATCAACTGGAAAAAGTAAATCAATATATAATTCCTTCTTTATATAGTGTTTAGCATGAAAATGAAGCAATGTTTCTTCACTAACTGAACATTGGCTATTCGGTTTATGACTAAAATGGTGAGCCCTGTGGTTTCCTTTTTTAAAAGTTACAGGTTCATTACAAAACGGACATCTGTAAATATCTTTCCTTTCTAATCGTTCACTAATATGGACTAACTCTCCATTAGCTGTTTTAGCAAACTCTAATTTCACTTCCATGCTAATCTCTCCCAAAAATGTAGGAATATTAATATTTTAGATTGATTAATTGTTCTCTTGATGAATTCGAATTTGGACGCTGGTCATAAAAATGTAATGAAACTCTCCTTCTATGCTTATCAGTCTTTTCATTAATTACCATAAACACAGTGAAGTCCCCCCCACATCCCATGCATTGATTTTTCCATATATATCCTTATATTACCATATTCCTACAAAAGTTAATAAGCCACTTTTGTCGATAGTTACAAATTTTTGTGAACGCACGCCTTTTCCCAATATAAAATTGCGTGGTAGTTGGTTTGTTGTAGGAATAAAGGCAACCTTTCAGCGGTGGTATCTACCACGCTCTTATGGACAGAATATAAGTGGGTAAATTGTGTATTATTGAGACAAATTAATTAAATAAAAATTTAAAAGAGTTAAAATATAAATAATATAGATGAATATCAGATAATGAAAAAACAGCTGATCTTAACGATCAGCTGTTTTTCAATAACCTTATCATTGTGAATTTAAATACGTTAACTTTTTTCATTTCAAATAATTCTCATGAGTTATACTGACACTAAGAATCATTAAACATTCAATATAATTGTCACCATACACAATTGGATGGTCAATACATTTAGTAGTACCAATGTCTCCAATTACCTTGATGAACCTTTAATAATAGATTTATATCATTTATTTCACGAGCTTCTATACAAACATGATTTACTACATTACCGTTACTATCGGTGTCTACACCGCCATATAAGTCCGCTATTTCTACATATTCTTCAAAGACCTCATATTCTCGCTTCGAATATTTGTGATATATTCGAGAGGATCACATGGTCGACCATGGTTAACGTAAAAAATCAAATATATATATTCTTCTTTGTCTTCATCGTACCCAAACAGTCTTTTCTTCATTTTTTCAATAGCTTGGCTATTTCCAAGAAAAACCTGATAGTCAAACCCTTCCGTTTCTGCTTCAAAAATTTCAACTGTATTAGCAATCGTGACTTCTTCAATAAACCCGAATCCCCAAAAGTGGTACATCCCTTCCCCTTGCCACCGTAAATCGTCAATAAAATTTTCTTTTACATGTTGAATTGCTTCTTCATGACTATACCCTTCTTCTATTAAGTCATCAATCTCAGACAACAGATATTCTCTTAAAGATGGTGTTATACCATAAACCTTATTCATCACATATTCATAAGCTTTATCTTTTAATTCATCGACAGTCTCGACATAAAATGCTCCTTCAATATATTCATCGTTAACTTCTAGTACGTATTGGTACAACTTTTCGTAATCAGCTTTATTCAATTTCGATGTACTTTGCATCTTATCTTTACCCCTCTCTTTATGAAACCTTATTGCTTACTTGATGTTTATCTAATTGTTAAACACGTTGTGATTATCAGTCGAACCAAACGCTATTTGATTTAAACACAATATTGTTTGTAGTGATTATTTCAACTTGTCCTCATTGATTAACTAGCTAAGTTACTCGAAAAAGCAATCTCTTAGCATTCGTTTAACTCCACTCATGTCTTGAATAAGTGGAAAATAAGGGTAATTCATCAATTGATAGACAAACGTTTTGGATACTCGCAGAATTTCTGCTACCTATTTAGTAGTTAAAATAATCTTTTTTTGTCTTCGCTTATTTCATTGCACTTTCTCCTTTCTTGTTAAATGTTTGGTTTAAGTCTTAAATATGTTACCGGCAGTTTTCTCATATTCGAATACCTTTGAGTAAAAAAATTAATTTTTTTGAGTCGCTTGTATTTAATTAAGTTGTTTTAAACAGTATTATCTAGCACTAATCACGTACCGCCGGGCGGAAAATATTCGTAAAATGGTTTGTAATCAAGACCTGATTTCTGTAAAAATATAAAGGATCTGGAATACATGGGGTACTCACTTTTGTAAGACATTATAGCCACAGCATGAAAACATTTTAAGATTTTACGATTATTTTTTCTGAAAGCCCAGTCAAGGAAATTAAGATAGAAACGACGCCTTATCTAAGCATCGCCACCGTTAGTGAAAAAAGGTAAACTACAGTTCCTTTTTACCAAATCTATCAGATAATATATTTGTGAAATCAAAATTGAAAGCAGAATTACGATTATTGTTCCGCAAGTATAAACTGCCGTTTCTGCATACTTTTCGCTATCAAATACATTAACAAAAACAAAAAAGGGCTACACTTA
Protein-coding regions in this window:
- a CDS encoding competence protein CoiA family protein, encoding MEVKLEFAKTANGELVHISERLERKDIYRCPFCNEPVTFKKGNHRAHHFSHKPNSQCSVSEETLLHFHAKHYIKKELYIDLLFPVDKLIKLTPLLKGLGLKQIPIPLAYCRVLRCLRCLSGKNVK
- a CDS encoding DUF1819 family protein, whose amino-acid sequence is MLNYSAGFTSEGWFQNEMFIVLQMKLAGLTRKEIIEKIIENNLFQMRSEAGIRKRFQMVYRRSEAFDTSLAKYYVEGNRLDQKALLLYSYLKTYRFPYDFFMEVIVYNYQKNKPIIQTVEIDYFMERKESESEKVANWRPETKKRLRSSIIMFFREGGLLREMEQDTYEITPLHMSTALKEYAKQHDKLLSLLSNLK
- a CDS encoding helix-turn-helix domain-containing protein, which codes for MDINKKVGERIREVRKKYNLSMMQLADELGISQPRLSRIENGDQEIPISLIQQFCERFDIPLSSFFRSLEKDEKAGDSLINEQLEQVLASLNDEQKKALYVFITSFQK